The Alnus glutinosa chromosome 8, dhAlnGlut1.1, whole genome shotgun sequence DNA segment ACAACTGCAAAACCTGGGAGGCGCTTCTTTGGGTGTTCCATGTATGATGCACAGAAGGTAAATGAACCGTACCTCAACTGTTTGATAATATGCCCAAATGAGTATCACCTATATGAATGTATGTATAACCGAACCATTTTTTGGGTGTGCCGTGTATTATGACGcttattgtgttttttgttgTGTTGTTTTGGTTAGAAAGCCAGGCAATGCCGTTTTTTCGTTTGGTTTGACAAAGAGACATGTCCCCGGGGAAAGGAAGTGCTGCCTCAATTACGTAATGAATTGAATTGCTTGAAGGAAAAGGTTATACAACTTAGAGCACGGAAGAGGCAGCTTACTCAAATGTTGTTATTTTTGACAGTTGTGTTTATTGCTTTTGTGGGAGTATGGTTGATGGGGTGCTTGTAatgttttttatctttttgaaatGGTAGTGTGTTTGTGAAGGAAGTATTTGTAATGGTACATTCAGCTTTGGCAGTTTTGGATGGTTGATGGAGTGAATTTAACACTC contains these protein-coding regions:
- the LOC133876127 gene encoding uncharacterized protein LOC133876127, which produces MSFVKADLGVDALTCKCGLRSPLRNSWTTAKPGRRFFGCSMYDAQKKARQCRFFVWFDKETCPRGKEVLPQLRNELNCLKEKVIQLRARKRQLTQMLLFLTVVFIAFVGVWLMGCL